In Erythrobacter sp. KY5, the DNA window TCGAATACCTCAACAAGGCGCTCACGAACGAGCTGACCGCGATCAACCAGTACTGGCTGCACTATCGCGTGCTTGCCGACTGGGGCATCTCCAAGCTTGCCGAATATGAGCGCAAGGAATCGATTGAGGAAATGCAGCACGCCGACAGGCTGGCCGAACGCATCCTGTTCCTCGAAGGGCTTCCCAATTTCCAGGCGATTCACAACCTGAAGGTCGGCGAAAGCGTCGAGGAGATCCTGAAAGCCGATCTCGCGCTCGAACACGAAGCGATCCCGCTCCTGCGCGATGCAGCCGAATACGCGAAGAGCGTGCGCGACTATACGTCGGAGACGCTGTTCGAAGACATCCTCGCCAACGAGGAAGAGCATGTCGATTTCCTCGAAACGCAGTTCGACATGATCGAGCGCATGGGCTTGCAGAACTACAACCAGCTGCAAAGCGCGCCTGCTGGCGAAGGGGAAACCGGCGCAGGCGCCTGATGTTTAAAACCGCCTTTCGGCGTCGCAAAAAAGGGCGGAGGCTTTTTCAGCCTTCGCCCTTTTTCTTGCGCCAACGCTGCTCGCGCGGGCCCTCTGAGGCCATGAGCGTTTCGCGAAGGAACGAGAACAGGCCGATGATCAGGAGCACGACGGTGGTCACCCAAAGAACCGCGACAATCGTGCCCAGCCGCGTCTCGATGTAAGCCGAGACGAACAGCAGCGCGATGACGATGCTGATGACGACGGCGGCGGCGGTAGCAAACTTGATCGCGCTCCGGGCGAGAACGCGGCGGCGCTTGAGCCAGTCGAGCTCGCGCCTTTGTTCAGACGTGTGATCATCGTCGGATGTTTCGCAGAGCCTTTCAATCCGCCCAGCGATCCAGGTGACGCGCGCCATGATGACATTCATGATGCTGCCGATCCCAACCAGCAGGAACGCCGGCGCAAGGCTCAATTGCACGGCGCGCAGCACACGCGGCGTATCGGCGGTGCGTTCAAGCAGGTCGCTCGCGATATTGGCTGCCAGTGATAGGTCGAGCATCACGTCTTCGACGATCCCCCGGAATAGTTGCCGCCGCCTCCGCGATTGGCGTTGTAGGGGTTCTTGGACGACTTCAGCGTCACGCGAACCGGCACCGCTTCAAAGCCGAGTTTCGAGCGAATGCCGTTCACCAGATAGCGCTCATAGCTTTTGGGCAGATCATCGAGGCGCGAACCGAAAATCACGAAACGCGGCGGGCGGGTGCCTGCCTGCGTAATGTATCTGAGCTTGATCCGGCGGCCTCCGGGTGCGGGCGGAGGATTGGCGTCGAGCGCGTCGTCAAACCAGCGGTTGAGCGCGGCGGTCGGCACACGCTTCGACCAGCTGTCGCGCAAGGTGAAGGCCGCGCCCAGCATGGCGTCGAGGCCTTTGCCGGTCTTCGCGCTGACCGACATGACCGGAAGCCCGCGCACCTGCGCAAGCCCATCGTGAAGCGCCTGCTTGATCCCGTTGAACAGTGCGGAGGCATCCTCGGCCACGTCCCACTTGTTGATCGCAACCATCAGCGCGCGCCCTTCTTCAAGGGCGAGCGATGCGATCTTGAGATCCTGGTGCTCAAGCCCTTGCGTCGCATCGAGCAGCAGCACGACGACTTCGGCAAAGTCGACCGCGCGGCGCGCATCGGCAACGGAAAGCTTCTCGAGCTTTTCGACCACATTGCGCTTCTTGCGC includes these proteins:
- the bfr gene encoding bacterioferritin; translation: MKGDPKVIEYLNKALTNELTAINQYWLHYRVLADWGISKLAEYERKESIEEMQHADRLAERILFLEGLPNFQAIHNLKVGESVEEILKADLALEHEAIPLLRDAAEYAKSVRDYTSETLFEDILANEEEHVDFLETQFDMIERMGLQNYNQLQSAPAGEGETGAGA
- a CDS encoding DUF2721 domain-containing protein, translating into MLDLSLAANIASDLLERTADTPRVLRAVQLSLAPAFLLVGIGSIMNVIMARVTWIAGRIERLCETSDDDHTSEQRRELDWLKRRRVLARSAIKFATAAAVVISIVIALLFVSAYIETRLGTIVAVLWVTTVVLLIIGLFSFLRETLMASEGPREQRWRKKKGEG